One region of Trachemys scripta elegans isolate TJP31775 chromosome 8, CAS_Tse_1.0, whole genome shotgun sequence genomic DNA includes:
- the KIAA0040 gene encoding uncharacterized protein KIAA0040 homolog, with the protein MEQVSSFFDSLWKLIHAKHQEGIFNTVCLAVLLGLPFLVLLVVLVICCHCCFCRRQGKGSSNGSSSNGQVPAERNKKRKKKGEEDLWISAQPKLFLLDKTPSLPV; encoded by the coding sequence ATGGAGCAGGTCAGCTCCTTCTTCGACTCACTCTGGAAGCTCATTCACGCCAAGCACCAGGAGGGCATCTTCAACACTGTCTGCCTGGCCGTGCTGTTGGGGCTGCCCTTCCTCGTCCTCCTCGTCGTCCTCGTCATCTGCTGTCACTGCTGCTTCTGTAGACGGCAGGGCAAAGGCAGCagcaatggcagcagcagcaacggGCAGGTCCCAGCAGAGAggaacaaaaaaaggaagaagaagggTGAAGAGGACCTGTGGATCTCGGCTCAGCCCAAGCTATTCCTGCTGGACAAGACACCGTCACTGCCCGTCTAG